The following coding sequences lie in one Alicyclobacillus curvatus genomic window:
- a CDS encoding ABC transporter ATP-binding protein yields MEVRAVDGIDLDVYPSQIVCIVGESGCGKSMTSLSIMRLVPQPRGKIVAGEVNFNGRDLLRLSEKQMTDVRGNDISMIFQEPMTALNPVLTIGEQITEVLLRHRNVTKREAMAKAVEMLQFVGVPRATEIVHEYPHQLSGGLRQRVMIAMAMVCEPKLLIADEPTTALDVTIQAQVLELMKKMRRDFNTAIILITHDLGVVADMADHVVVMYAGQVVESVNADDLFAAPLHPYTKALMESIPSLEEEKEVLYSIPGTVPDAAAYPVGCRFADRCPISQPSCYERMPVLREITPGHLVRCDLV; encoded by the coding sequence ATGGAAGTACGAGCGGTTGACGGAATTGACCTCGATGTCTATCCGAGCCAAATCGTATGCATCGTTGGTGAGTCTGGTTGCGGCAAGAGCATGACATCGCTGTCAATTATGAGGCTCGTCCCCCAACCACGCGGTAAAATTGTTGCCGGCGAGGTTAACTTTAACGGGAGAGACCTTCTCCGGTTGTCGGAAAAGCAAATGACGGATGTACGCGGCAATGATATTTCAATGATTTTTCAAGAGCCAATGACGGCGCTTAACCCCGTGCTGACGATTGGTGAACAGATCACTGAGGTACTTCTGCGGCACCGTAACGTAACGAAACGTGAAGCGATGGCGAAAGCTGTCGAAATGCTTCAGTTTGTCGGTGTTCCTCGTGCAACGGAAATTGTCCACGAATACCCGCACCAACTCTCCGGCGGTCTTCGACAACGTGTCATGATTGCGATGGCCATGGTCTGCGAACCGAAGCTTCTGATTGCGGATGAGCCGACCACAGCCCTCGACGTAACCATTCAGGCCCAGGTCTTGGAATTGATGAAGAAAATGCGGAGAGACTTTAATACCGCAATCATTCTCATTACGCATGACCTCGGTGTTGTTGCTGACATGGCAGACCATGTAGTCGTCATGTACGCCGGTCAGGTCGTTGAGTCAGTGAATGCAGATGACCTGTTTGCAGCTCCTCTGCATCCGTACACCAAGGCTTTGATGGAGTCGATTCCGTCTCTTGAGGAAGAGAAGGAAGTCCTGTATTCAATTCCTGGGACGGTTCCCGATGCAGCTGCTTACCCTGTGGGTTGTCGCTTTGCTGACCGTTGTCCGATATCGCAACCGAGTTGCTACGAACGTATGCCGGTACTTCGGGAAATAACACCGGGCCATCTCGTTCGCTGCGATCTTGTATGA
- a CDS encoding ligase, giving the protein MWRSALAPGIGVSRRDVASEQGEQALDELKHDGWDVVVRTTGGTAVPQGPGVVHLSYLFPREHRKVTTDAYYRLLCLPLIDWLGTLGLKATTGALAGSYCDGTYNILVGGKKLVGTAQAWRGGLAGVSSNRPGYILAHACLVVDVDMVAAATRINRFYAAAGNDYRVDAATSTTLRTLAPNYFLAMTPLEAANRVASDWVSWYGGLLAAQAMPKW; this is encoded by the coding sequence ATTTGGCGGTCCGCTCTCGCACCTGGCATTGGCGTAAGTCGGCGAGACGTTGCGTCTGAACAGGGTGAACAGGCGCTGGATGAGCTGAAGCACGATGGCTGGGATGTCGTCGTTCGTACAACGGGCGGTACGGCTGTGCCACAGGGACCCGGCGTAGTTCACTTGTCATATCTGTTCCCGCGCGAACATCGAAAGGTGACAACGGACGCGTACTACAGGCTGCTGTGCCTGCCGCTCATCGATTGGTTGGGGACACTCGGGTTGAAAGCGACGACAGGTGCTCTTGCAGGCAGTTACTGTGATGGAACGTACAACATTCTCGTTGGCGGCAAGAAGCTGGTAGGTACGGCGCAGGCGTGGCGTGGTGGACTGGCAGGCGTGAGTTCAAACAGACCAGGCTACATTCTAGCGCACGCCTGTCTGGTCGTTGATGTGGACATGGTGGCTGCTGCCACGCGCATCAACCGATTCTACGCTGCCGCAGGAAACGACTATCGCGTCGATGCCGCCACGTCAACCACGCTGCGAACGTTGGCACCGAACTACTTTCTCGCCATGACGCCGCTTGAAGCTGCGAACCGCGTCGCAAGTGACTGGGTCAGCTGGTACGGTGGACTCCTGGCTGCACAAGCGATGCCAAAGTGGTAG
- a CDS encoding glycosyltransferase family 39 protein has product MYQALVSLFVFNLALRCLWLLYMHPPQVDDFAWYFSHATQMYKGQGYVWYGHPTAYWPIGYPFFLSLLFHLTGPSVTAGLIVNILLSTGIVFFVYGLTVRIFDRDSMAFAAALGYTLLPSQLEWNSVLGSEELFTFLLVLALWMYLQDPSKLWSTKHIWRLIVSGLIMGFAADVRPIVLLFPLALVFVERFALGRSVRNALAVAAIFGGAMCVGVAPVTIRNWIALHHFVVVSTNGGVNLWQGTHSNGAYFWSWNPKVNPLLPYVKNDWLENQVAMHAALMYYKAHPFLTILNGFLKWYFLYWTDWNVVSVTFAEKVPHVSQGVIDFNMWFDNIVYYVWMVISGTGLIHALRRLRRPFAWLLVVYLAYNTAIFFFFPAWDRFRYPMMPLYAVFFGVGAWYIVRRWNRRHAP; this is encoded by the coding sequence ATGTACCAGGCCCTGGTTTCACTGTTTGTCTTTAATTTGGCTTTACGGTGTTTGTGGCTTCTTTACATGCACCCTCCGCAGGTAGACGATTTCGCCTGGTATTTCAGCCATGCAACCCAAATGTATAAGGGGCAGGGGTACGTGTGGTACGGTCACCCAACCGCCTATTGGCCGATAGGGTACCCCTTCTTTCTTTCTCTCCTGTTTCACCTGACAGGTCCGTCCGTTACCGCTGGCTTAATAGTCAACATTTTGCTCAGTACCGGCATTGTATTTTTCGTCTACGGATTGACTGTCCGCATCTTTGACCGCGATTCGATGGCGTTTGCAGCGGCGCTCGGATATACGCTCTTGCCGAGTCAACTGGAATGGAACTCTGTGCTCGGGTCGGAGGAGTTGTTTACCTTTTTGCTTGTGCTCGCCCTCTGGATGTATCTCCAGGACCCGTCAAAGTTATGGAGCACAAAGCACATTTGGCGCCTCATTGTCTCCGGCCTCATCATGGGTTTCGCCGCAGACGTCCGGCCAATTGTCCTGTTATTCCCGCTAGCCCTTGTCTTCGTTGAACGTTTTGCACTCGGCCGATCCGTTCGCAACGCCCTAGCGGTGGCTGCCATTTTCGGGGGCGCGATGTGTGTGGGCGTGGCCCCCGTAACCATCCGAAACTGGATAGCACTGCATCACTTTGTTGTCGTCTCGACCAATGGCGGGGTCAATCTGTGGCAGGGCACACATAGTAATGGCGCGTACTTCTGGAGTTGGAATCCGAAAGTCAATCCGCTTTTACCATATGTGAAAAACGACTGGCTGGAAAACCAGGTGGCCATGCACGCGGCACTCATGTATTACAAGGCGCACCCGTTCCTGACGATATTAAACGGGTTTCTGAAATGGTACTTTCTGTACTGGACCGACTGGAATGTGGTGAGCGTGACATTTGCCGAAAAAGTGCCCCATGTATCTCAGGGCGTCATTGATTTCAACATGTGGTTTGACAACATTGTTTATTACGTCTGGATGGTTATCAGTGGGACTGGACTCATTCACGCTCTGCGTCGGCTCAGACGGCCCTTTGCTTGGCTTCTCGTTGTGTACTTGGCGTACAATACCGCGATATTTTTCTTCTTTCCGGCTTGGGACAGGTTCCGTTACCCGATGATGCCCCTCTATGCCGTTTTCTTTGGCGTTGGGGCGTGGTACATTGTGAGACGCTGGAATAGGAGGCATGCCCCTTGA
- a CDS encoding dipeptide ABC transporter ATP-binding protein, with product MSENLLEVKNLKKYFPITAGVLRRTVGHVKAVDDISFSVKAGETLGLVGESGCGKSTAGRMVMRVLEPTEGNIVFDGEDITKMSGNQLRRVRPKFQMVFQDPYASLNPKMAVEEIIAEPLIVNQAVNRRQAIERVVHLLETVGLRGEDRLRYPHEFSGGQRQRIGIARALALNPKLIVADEAVSALDVSIQSQILNLMVDLKKEFNLSYIFISHNLAVVRHISDRVAVMYLGHMVEVSEKTELYNNPLHPYTMALLSAAPEPKREGRRERIILQGDVPSPANPPKGCPFHTRCPKVMDVCRNQRPLLREIAPGHLTACHLY from the coding sequence ATGAGCGAGAACCTATTAGAAGTAAAAAACCTCAAAAAATACTTTCCAATCACGGCAGGCGTACTACGACGCACCGTCGGCCATGTGAAGGCTGTCGACGATATTTCGTTTAGTGTGAAAGCGGGCGAAACACTCGGCCTCGTCGGTGAGTCTGGTTGCGGTAAATCTACTGCAGGGCGTATGGTGATGCGTGTACTGGAGCCAACAGAGGGCAACATTGTCTTTGACGGCGAAGACATCACCAAAATGTCGGGAAACCAGTTGCGCCGAGTGCGTCCGAAGTTTCAAATGGTGTTCCAAGACCCATATGCTTCACTCAATCCGAAAATGGCAGTCGAGGAAATTATTGCCGAACCTCTTATCGTCAACCAAGCGGTGAACCGTCGGCAGGCGATTGAACGCGTCGTTCATTTGTTGGAAACTGTCGGATTGCGCGGCGAAGACCGCCTGCGTTACCCGCATGAGTTTTCCGGTGGTCAACGTCAACGTATCGGCATTGCCCGTGCCTTGGCGCTGAATCCGAAACTGATTGTGGCAGATGAGGCAGTTTCTGCACTCGACGTTTCAATTCAGTCGCAAATTCTCAACCTAATGGTGGATTTGAAGAAGGAGTTTAACCTCTCCTACATCTTCATTTCGCATAACCTGGCTGTTGTCCGTCACATCAGTGACCGGGTTGCAGTCATGTACCTCGGACACATGGTGGAAGTGTCTGAGAAGACAGAGCTCTACAACAACCCGCTTCATCCATACACAATGGCGCTGTTGTCGGCTGCACCTGAGCCAAAGCGTGAAGGCCGGCGTGAACGCATCATATTACAAGGTGATGTTCCAAGCCCTGCAAACCCACCAAAGGGTTGCCCGTTCCACACACGTTGTCCAAAAGTTATGGACGTCTGTCGAAATCAACGTCCGTTGCTGCGGGAAATCGCTCCAGGTCACCTGACGGCCTGCCACTTGTATTAG
- the selD gene encoding selenide, water dikinase SelD: MGESGIRLTQWTTKAGUGCKLGPADLDTVLSMVDIVTPDPNLLVGLQTHDDAGVYKLSDDVALVQTVDYFTPIVDDAYLFGRIAAANALSDIYAMGGKPLTALNIVGYPISKLPPEILAQILQGGADTVREAGAVLMGGHSIDDTDPKYGLAVTGICHPKDIWTNTGAKPGDALVLTKPIGVGVITTAIKQGLTTPEEEREVAEVMATLNRVAAETAKSYTVHACTDVTGFGLLGHTLEMAAGSGVRIQLSLQRVPVLGSAERFALHGAIPGGTKRNLEYVLPRTEFQTGVSGVAQVLLADAITSGGLLLAVPREEVGHLVEDLHNKGVAFARHIGDVLEQTADHGPDVVVTP; encoded by the coding sequence GTGGGGGAAAGCGGGATTCGCTTGACACAGTGGACTACGAAGGCCGGGTGAGGATGTAAATTAGGTCCGGCGGACCTAGACACAGTTCTTTCGATGGTTGATATCGTTACACCAGACCCAAACCTTCTTGTCGGACTGCAGACCCATGATGATGCTGGGGTTTACAAATTATCCGACGACGTCGCGCTTGTACAAACGGTCGATTACTTTACACCGATTGTAGATGACGCGTACTTATTTGGGCGAATTGCCGCGGCGAATGCACTGAGCGATATCTATGCCATGGGCGGGAAACCGCTCACCGCGCTGAATATCGTGGGCTATCCCATCAGTAAGCTGCCGCCGGAGATTTTGGCACAAATTCTGCAAGGGGGCGCAGACACTGTCCGTGAAGCCGGGGCCGTGCTGATGGGGGGGCATTCCATTGATGACACAGACCCGAAATACGGCCTTGCGGTGACAGGGATATGCCACCCAAAGGACATCTGGACAAACACCGGCGCAAAGCCTGGGGATGCACTCGTGCTCACAAAGCCGATTGGTGTGGGTGTCATTACGACAGCCATTAAACAAGGATTGACGACACCGGAGGAAGAAAGGGAAGTCGCCGAAGTCATGGCGACGCTCAACCGAGTGGCGGCCGAAACGGCGAAGAGTTATACCGTGCACGCGTGCACGGATGTGACCGGGTTTGGTCTGCTTGGCCATACACTAGAGATGGCAGCGGGGTCGGGAGTTCGGATTCAACTGTCCTTGCAGCGCGTTCCGGTCCTTGGCAGTGCAGAGAGATTTGCTCTGCACGGCGCTATTCCTGGCGGGACAAAACGTAATCTTGAGTACGTTTTGCCTCGTACAGAGTTTCAGACGGGGGTATCAGGCGTCGCACAGGTACTTCTTGCGGACGCTATTACATCCGGCGGACTGTTGTTGGCTGTGCCTCGTGAAGAAGTAGGACATCTCGTGGAAGACTTGCACAACAAGGGTGTGGCCTTTGCACGGCATATCGGCGACGTGCTGGAACAGACTGCGGACCACGGCCCAGACGTGGTTGTTACACCGTAA